CCGCGGGGCGCCAGCGCCGGGCGAGGAATCGGGCCACCGCGGCGGCCTCCTCCTCGACGGTCGCGGCGACGTGGGCGAGCACCTGGCCGCGACCCGCGCCTGGGCGGACGGCGAGCTCGGGCACCTCCACCCGGGTGCTCGCCCGCCGCAGCGGCGTCGCCACCTGGTTCGCCGCGGCGAGGATCGCCTCGTCGTTGCGCCACGACGTGGACAGCTGGTGCACGTCGGCCGGGCGCCGGTCCCCGGAGCCCGGGTCCACGATGGGGAAGGTCTCGGGAAACCGCTCGAGCCCGCCGGCGCTCGCCCCACGCCAGCCGTAGATCGACTGGTGGGGGTCGCCGACGGCCGTGACGGGGTGGCCGGCGCCGAAGAGCGCGGCGAGCAGGCTGAGCTGGGCGTAGGACGTGTCCTGGTACTCGTCGAGCAGGACCACCGCGAAGCGGGCCCGCTCCCCGGCGCCGACCTCGGGCACGTCCCGGGCCAGGCGGGCGGCGAGGGCGACCTGGTCCCCGAAGTCGAGGGCGTCGGCAGCCCGCTTGCGCCGGCGGTAGTCCTCGACGAGGTCGAGCACCCTGCTGCGCTCCCCCAGCGACCCGAGCAGCTTCTGCACGGCCGCGTAGTGCGCCCGGGGAGGCTCCCCCGGCGGGGTGGCGCCGATGGCCTCGATGATGTCCTCGATGCCGGCCTGCGCCTGCGCCGGGGTGAGCAGGTGCTCGTCCAGCGCCCCCGAGAGGCTGAGCACGGCCTCGACGACGGTCGAGACGGCCGCCTCGGTGTCGAGGTCCCCGGTCCACGACTCGACGACCTCGGACGCGAGCTGCCACTGGGCGGCCTCGCCCAAGAGCCGCGACGTCGGCTCGATGCCGAGCCGCATGGCGTGGTCGGTGACCAAGGACGCGGCGTAGGAGTTGTACGTCGAGATGGTGGGCCGGGCCAGGTCGAGAAGACCCGCCCCCTGCTCGGCGGCGGCGAGCCCTGGCAGGACGATCCCGGAGTGGGCGGCGGCGCGGGCCAGGTGGCGCAGCCGGTGGCGGACGCGGTCCCCCAGCTCGCCGGCGGCCTTGCGGGTGAAGGTCAGGCCCAGCACCTGCTCGGGCGCCACGACGCCGTTGGCGATCAGCCAGACGACCCGGCCGGCCATCGTCTCGGTCTTGCCGGAGCCTGCTCCGGCCACCACGAGGGACGGGCGCAGGGGCGCCTCGATGACGGCGGTCTGCTCCGCCGTGGGGGCGGGCTTGCCGAGCATCTCGGCGATCGCCGCCGCGGAGAGCGCCACGGAGGACGGCGAGTCGGCGGCGGGCATGGCGGGCATCACGGTGCTCATTCGACCACCTGCGCGCCCTCGTCCTGCGCGGGGCAGGATCGCCGCACCGGGCACCGCGAGCACAGGTCGTTCGCCGACGCGGTGAACGTCGACCCCGCCATCTGCTCGGCGACGTCCTCGATCAGGGTCCGCGCCCAGGTGGACCCGTCCTCCTGCTGCTCGAGCGGCGGCTGCACCCGCAGCGTGGGTCCCTTGGCGACGTCGGACACGAACACGAGCTGCGCCCCCGCGCTCCGGGCGCCCGGCGGAAGGCCGTCGAACGCGCCCGAGTCGACCGCGAGCTGGTAGGCCCCGAGCTGCGCGTTCTCCTCCGCCTTGGCCACCGACGGCGCGCTGCGACCGGTCTTGAGGTCGCTCACCCGCACGAGCGGCGCCTCGTCCGGGCCGCCGTCGGAGGCGAGCTCGACGCGGTCCACGCTGCCGCGCACCACGGCGCGGTCCAGCTCGAGCTCGAACCGGCCCTCGACCAGGAGCGGCTCCCCTGACGAGCGCACGTACTGCGCGAGCCGCCGGATCATGCCCTCGGCCCGGCGGCGCTGCACCATCGCGGGCCATCCCGTGCCGAGGCCGAGCTCGGCCCAGCGGCGGTCGAGCTCGGCCAGGAGCTCGTCGTGGGAGCCGTGCGGGTAGGTCTGCGCGATGGCGTGCACCAGCGTGCCGAGCGACTGCCCGGAGCTCTCGGCCGCGGTGCCGCCCGCCGCCTCGAGGGCCCACCGCAGGGCGCAGGTCGAGGCGGTCTCGACCTTCGACGGGGACACCGGCACCTTCTCTCCCTCGGGCCACAGCGGCGCGTCGCACGACGGCTCGGCCAGGCCGTGCCACTGGGCGGGGTCGGCGCCTTCGACGCCCTCCCGGGCGAGCCGGGCCAGCAGCGTGGCCGCGGCGGGGTCGGGCTGCCCGCCCACCGCCGTGGCCTCCAGGTGGGCGCGGAGCTGCGCGACGAGCCCACGCAGGTCGAGCGGCGCGGGGCTCATCACCTTGCGGGGGTCCACGTCCGCCTCGCACGGGTCGACGAGCTCGACGAACGGCGACGGCTGGGTGTCCGCGTCCGCCACCGCCGTGACGAGCAGGGCGTCCCTCGCCCGGGAGACCGCCACCGCGAACGAGCGCAGCTCGTCGGCGAGCACCGCCGCGCGGGCGCCCGCGCCGAGCTGCCCGGCGTCCGGCTCCCGCCCCGCGAGGACCTCCACGAGCGTCTGCGCGCCGAGCAGCGAGTCCCGCAGCCGCAGGTCCGGCCACACACCGTCCTGCACGCCGGCGACGACCACCGTGTCCCACTCCCGGCCGGCCGCCCCGGCCGGGGTGAGCACCGCGACGGCGTCACGGTGAGCCCGCGCGGCGATCGTGTCGGCGGGGAGGTCTTGGGACAGCACCCAGTCCACGAACGCCCCGGGCGGCGCCTGAGGCAGGCGGTCGACGAAGGTCTCCGCCGCCCGGAACAGCGCGAGGACCGCGTCGAGGTCCCGATCGGCGCGGGCGCTCGACGCGCCGCCCGCGAGCGCGGCCCTGCGCCACGTGTCGGAGAGCCCGGTGGCGTGCCACAACGCCCAGAGCACGGTCTGCGGGTCGGCGGTGGGCGCGAGCGCCGCGGCGCGACCGGCGGCGAGCACCTCGGCCAGCCGGAGCACGGGCCGGCGCACCACGGCGGGCAGCGTGGCGGCGTGCGCCGGGTCGGCCAGCACCTCGGCGAGCAGGGCGTCGCTGCTGCGCCCGCCACCGCCGTCGATCTCCTCGGTGCGGAGCGCTCGGCGGACCCGGCGCAGTCCCACGGCGTCGAGGCCGCCCAGGGGCGAGCACAGCAGCCGGGCCGCGGCCTCGGGGTCGAGCGGGGCGGCTGTGCCGTCCGCGGCGGGCAGCACGCAGCGCACCGCCTCGAGCAGCGGCCGCACCGCGGGCTCCTCCCGCAGCGGGACGTCGCTGCCGAGCACGGCCACCGGGACTCCGGCGCCGGCCAGGGCCCGGCGCAGAGCGGTCACCTGCGACCCGGACCGGGCGATCACGGCCATCCGCTCCCAGGCGACGCCGCGCTCCAGGTGGGCGCTGCGCAGCGCGTGCGCGACGTACGCCGACTCCTGCGCCGCGCTCGGCAGGATGGCCACGCGCGCGAGGCCGGGGGCCCGGCGCTCGCCGACGCCCGCCTGGACGCCGTCTGGTCCGGCGCCTGAAGCGCCCTCTGCCCGCACGGTGGCATCGGCGGCCTCCGGGCCGACGGCCTGCGCGCGCCGGTGTGCCACCGCCCCGAGGGCGCCCACGCGCGACGTCACCGCCGAGACGACCTCGCGGAGCCGCTCGCCATGCCGCCACACCGTGCCGAGGACGAGCCGCTCGGCGCCCAGC
The sequence above is a segment of the Cellulomonas chengniuliangii genome. Coding sequences within it:
- a CDS encoding ATP-dependent helicase, producing MNRPTPTALRLVRPALAEAAASAGPVLDPDQRAVVDAVVAGRSAALLVLGAPGTGKTTVAVEAVVAAMAAGGLAPEDVLVLAASRRAAAELRDRLSARLRLTSGQAMVRTAPAAAFAVLRARAALLGDPPPTLISGPEQDLLLAELLAGHAEGEGAALEWPAAVPPEALGLRAFRDELRDLLMRAAERGLMPVDLAELGARHDRPAWVAAAGLYQEYLDVTLLRAGTPDMGARHDPAVVVDEASEALLAWDDEVAAAPRPRWRLVVVDDHQESTAATARLLRVLADDGSRLLLLGDPDVAVQGFRGASPALVARATVDGDGPGELGAERLVLGTVWRHGERLREVVSAVTSRVGALGAVAHRRAQAVGPEAADATVRAEGASGAGPDGVQAGVGERRAPGLARVAILPSAAQESAYVAHALRSAHLERGVAWERMAVIARSGSQVTALRRALAGAGVPVAVLGSDVPLREEPAVRPLLEAVRCVLPAADGTAAPLDPEAAARLLCSPLGGLDAVGLRRVRRALRTEEIDGGGGRSSDALLAEVLADPAHAATLPAVVRRPVLRLAEVLAAGRAAALAPTADPQTVLWALWHATGLSDTWRRAALAGGASSARADRDLDAVLALFRAAETFVDRLPQAPPGAFVDWVLSQDLPADTIAARAHRDAVAVLTPAGAAGREWDTVVVAGVQDGVWPDLRLRDSLLGAQTLVEVLAGREPDAGQLGAGARAAVLADELRSFAVAVSRARDALLVTAVADADTQPSPFVELVDPCEADVDPRKVMSPAPLDLRGLVAQLRAHLEATAVGGQPDPAAATLLARLAREGVEGADPAQWHGLAEPSCDAPLWPEGEKVPVSPSKVETASTCALRWALEAAGGTAAESSGQSLGTLVHAIAQTYPHGSHDELLAELDRRWAELGLGTGWPAMVQRRRAEGMIRRLAQYVRSSGEPLLVEGRFELELDRAVVRGSVDRVELASDGGPDEAPLVRVSDLKTGRSAPSVAKAEENAQLGAYQLAVDSGAFDGLPPGARSAGAQLVFVSDVAKGPTLRVQPPLEQQEDGSTWARTLIEDVAEQMAGSTFTASANDLCSRCPVRRSCPAQDEGAQVVE